In a single window of the Niabella ginsenosidivorans genome:
- a CDS encoding amidohydrolase family protein, whose amino-acid sequence MKKLSLLPLCWLLCWSAGAQVTFPVNGIADPRTGSYAFVNATIVKNASETLPQATLIIKEGKIVSVGNGVVPGDAVVVDCKGKYIYPSLIDIYSDYGVPVPQRAGSSLGFFGPQQFTSNTKGPYNWNQAIKSEVNAVDIFSQDETKAQPLRELGFGTVLSHQKDGIARGTGVVATLDGKKENLVIIKDKAAAFYSFSKGTSTQSYPTSMMGAVALLRQTYLDAQWYKNNKPAKEGVNHSLKAWNEDQQLPQIFETTDKWSGLRADRIGDEFGVQYIIKGGGNEYQRIKEIAATKAPYILSLNFPEAQKVDDPADARFVALSDLEHWELAPTNPAAFEKARIPFAITAADLKDARTFWPNLRKAIQYGLSEKAALEALTKTPAELLKITDKVGSLEPGKLANFLITSGNLFSEKTVILENWVQGDRYEINARTSNEKNGQYQLSLSGPDGTRQYTLEVKNNGQATVTDKEALTTKFNASGNMVTISFSLKPTTKVIGTGQKDSTFENKQAGSLIRLSGVDYGTTWQGVGADEKGAAISWVATRVKEGAVAADSSKLKAPPVLGKVVYPFNGYGNEQLPGQETILIKNATVWTNEATGRLEHTDVLVRAGKIAQVGKALAASGARVIDGTGKYLTPGIIDEHSHIAAFSINEGAQSVTSEVRIGDNLNPEDINIYRQLSGGVTTSQILHGSANTIGGQNQLIKLRWGADDESLKFKGADPFIKFALGENVKRTAQAQGNIRYPDTRMGVYEVLNDAFQRARDYEKAIKAGRKDLRRYLELDALVEILEHRRFITCHSYVQSEILGLINIAEKYGFKVNTFTHILEGYKVADRIKQHGSNVSTFSDWWAYKNEVRDAIPYNAAIMQKMGLNVCINSDDAEMARRLNQEAAKTIKYGGVTEDEAFKMVTLNPAKALHIEDRVGSIKTGKDADLVLWSDNPLSIYAKALYTIVDGTVYFDREKDAQMRAHIAAERNRLIQKMLAAAKGGAPVTAVKPTPQVVLHCEDHEHAEGVLTVDAFDY is encoded by the coding sequence ATGAAAAAATTGTCCCTGTTGCCGTTATGCTGGCTGCTATGCTGGAGCGCAGGCGCCCAGGTAACCTTTCCTGTGAATGGAATTGCGGATCCCCGTACCGGAAGTTATGCATTTGTGAATGCTACAATTGTAAAAAACGCTTCAGAAACACTGCCACAGGCAACACTGATTATTAAAGAAGGAAAAATTGTAAGTGTAGGCAATGGTGTGGTTCCCGGAGATGCAGTGGTGGTGGATTGTAAGGGAAAATACATTTACCCCTCTCTTATTGACATATACAGTGACTATGGCGTGCCTGTTCCACAAAGGGCCGGCAGTTCTTTGGGTTTTTTTGGTCCACAACAGTTTACCAGCAATACAAAGGGCCCTTATAACTGGAACCAGGCCATTAAAAGTGAGGTGAATGCGGTGGATATATTCAGTCAGGATGAAACAAAAGCACAACCTTTAAGAGAACTGGGCTTTGGAACAGTATTATCGCACCAGAAAGATGGCATTGCCCGTGGTACAGGAGTAGTGGCCACTCTGGATGGCAAAAAAGAAAACCTGGTTATTATAAAAGATAAAGCCGCGGCGTTCTATTCGTTCAGCAAAGGTACTTCCACGCAAAGCTATCCCACAAGTATGATGGGAGCCGTGGCGCTGCTGCGGCAAACCTATCTGGATGCGCAATGGTATAAAAACAACAAGCCGGCAAAGGAGGGGGTGAACCATTCGCTGAAAGCATGGAATGAAGACCAGCAACTGCCGCAGATCTTTGAAACCACTGATAAATGGAGCGGGTTAAGGGCAGACCGTATAGGCGATGAGTTTGGAGTACAGTACATTATTAAGGGCGGCGGTAACGAATACCAGCGCATTAAGGAAATTGCCGCTACAAAAGCACCCTATATCCTTTCCCTGAACTTTCCCGAAGCGCAGAAAGTAGATGATCCGGCAGATGCCCGTTTTGTAGCGCTCAGTGACCTGGAGCACTGGGAACTGGCGCCTACGAATCCTGCGGCTTTTGAAAAAGCAAGGATCCCGTTTGCTATTACGGCTGCTGATCTTAAGGATGCCAGAACTTTCTGGCCCAACCTGCGTAAGGCTATTCAATACGGGCTTTCAGAAAAAGCGGCATTAGAAGCGCTAACAAAGACACCGGCGGAATTATTAAAAATAACTGATAAGGTAGGCAGCCTTGAACCGGGTAAGCTTGCTAATTTTCTGATCACAAGCGGTAATCTTTTTTCAGAAAAAACAGTGATCCTCGAAAACTGGGTACAGGGTGATCGTTATGAGATCAATGCCAGAACCAGCAATGAGAAAAACGGGCAATATCAATTAAGCCTGAGCGGTCCGGATGGTACCCGTCAATATACATTGGAAGTAAAGAACAACGGGCAGGCAACCGTTACCGATAAAGAAGCGCTTACCACCAAGTTTAATGCCAGCGGCAATATGGTAACCATCAGCTTTTCTTTAAAACCAACTACAAAGGTCATCGGAACCGGGCAAAAAGATTCCACATTTGAAAATAAACAGGCCGGGTCATTAATAAGACTGAGCGGGGTAGATTATGGTACCACCTGGCAGGGAGTTGGGGCAGATGAAAAAGGTGCGGCTATAAGCTGGGTGGCTACCCGGGTAAAGGAAGGGGCAGTTGCCGCTGATTCTTCAAAGCTGAAGGCACCGCCTGTGCTTGGAAAAGTGGTTTATCCCTTTAACGGGTATGGCAATGAGCAGTTGCCCGGGCAGGAAACTATTTTAATTAAGAATGCAACCGTATGGACCAATGAAGCCACCGGGCGTTTAGAACATACCGATGTGCTGGTGCGCGCAGGAAAAATTGCACAGGTAGGCAAAGCCCTTGCTGCATCCGGCGCACGGGTGATTGACGGTACCGGAAAATACCTGACCCCCGGAATTATTGATGAACATTCTCATATAGCTGCTTTCTCTATTAATGAAGGTGCGCAATCCGTAACTTCCGAAGTGCGGATCGGCGATAACTTAAATCCTGAGGATATTAATATCTATCGCCAGTTGAGCGGCGGTGTTACCACTTCGCAAATATTACATGGTTCCGCAAATACGATCGGCGGGCAGAACCAACTGATCAAATTGCGCTGGGGAGCAGACGATGAGAGCCTGAAATTTAAAGGTGCCGATCCGTTTATAAAATTTGCTTTGGGCGAGAATGTGAAACGTACTGCGCAGGCCCAGGGAAATATCCGCTATCCGGATACCCGTATGGGGGTTTATGAAGTGCTGAACGACGCTTTTCAGCGGGCGCGTGATTATGAAAAAGCAATAAAAGCCGGCCGCAAGGACCTGAGAAGGTACCTGGAGCTGGATGCACTGGTTGAAATACTGGAGCACAGGCGATTCATTACCTGCCACAGTTATGTGCAGAGCGAGATTCTGGGGCTGATCAATATTGCCGAGAAATATGGGTTTAAGGTGAACACCTTTACGCATATACTGGAAGGCTATAAAGTTGCAGACCGCATCAAACAGCATGGATCCAATGTTTCCACGTTTTCGGATTGGTGGGCTTACAAGAATGAAGTACGGGATGCTATTCCCTATAACGCAGCCATTATGCAAAAAATGGGGCTGAATGTTTGCATCAATAGTGATGATGCAGAAATGGCGCGCCGTCTGAACCAGGAGGCAGCCAAAACCATCAAGTATGGAGGCGTAACAGAAGATGAAGCGTTTAAAATGGTAACGCTGAACCCAGCAAAGGCACTGCATATAGAAGACAGGGTGGGCAGCATAAAAACCGGGAAGGATGCGGATCTGGTGCTGTGGAGCGATAACCCGCTGAGCATTTATGCAAAAGCATTGTATACAATAGTAGATGGCACTGTTTATTTTGACCGGGAAAAAGATGCGCAAATGCGCGCACATATTGCTGCGGAAAGGAACCGCCTGATCCAGAAAATGCTGGCAGCGGCAAAAGGAGGCGCTCCTGTTACAGCTGTTAAACCAACCCCACAGGTGGTGCTGCATTGTGAGGATCATGAGCATGCAGAAGGGGTTTTAACAGTTGATGCATTTGATTATTGA
- a CDS encoding ammonium transporter — protein MTRKLAIIPFVLLILVVILSLVCGHSPVKIEEHPEINSGDTAWMLTSAALVLIMTPGLAFFYGGMVKKKNVISTMLQSFICMAIVTMVWVIFGFSLAFGESIGGFIGNPKTFFLMNGVLDGKPWPAAATVPLAVFAFFQLKFAIITPALVTGAFSERIRFTSYILFICLFIIFIYCPLAHATWHPDGFLAKLGVLDFAGGTVVHMSAGLAALAGAIYLKKRTDTGENKPARITYVLIGTGLLWFGWFGFNGGSAMAANTLAASALATTAVASGAAAFSWIIFDALRGKKPSAMGTSIGAVVGLVAITPAAGFVSIPHAMVIGIVAAIISNLMVEWRTKTGIDDTLDVFPCHGIGGMVGMLLTGVFANKAINPVATNGLFFGETKLFTTHVLVLIGVIVYVLVVSFILLKVTDLITPLRVTEEEEIEGLDLSQHGESL, from the coding sequence ATGACGCGAAAACTGGCTATCATTCCCTTTGTATTATTGATCCTTGTTGTGATCCTGAGTCTTGTATGTGGTCACAGTCCTGTAAAAATTGAGGAGCACCCGGAAATCAACTCTGGTGATACCGCCTGGATGCTCACTTCTGCTGCTCTTGTGTTAATTATGACACCCGGACTGGCTTTTTTCTATGGAGGCATGGTGAAAAAGAAAAATGTGATCTCTACAATGCTGCAAAGTTTTATTTGTATGGCAATCGTTACGATGGTCTGGGTCATTTTTGGGTTTAGCCTGGCGTTTGGCGAATCTATCGGAGGCTTTATCGGTAACCCTAAAACGTTTTTTCTGATGAACGGAGTGCTGGACGGCAAGCCCTGGCCTGCTGCTGCTACTGTTCCGCTGGCTGTATTTGCCTTTTTTCAGCTGAAATTTGCAATCATTACCCCTGCATTGGTGACCGGTGCATTTTCTGAGCGCATCCGCTTTACTTCTTATATCCTGTTTATTTGCCTGTTTATTATTTTTATCTACTGTCCTTTGGCGCATGCTACCTGGCATCCCGACGGCTTTTTGGCAAAATTGGGTGTGCTGGATTTTGCCGGCGGAACCGTTGTACATATGAGTGCAGGGCTGGCTGCGCTGGCGGGAGCTATTTATCTGAAAAAAAGAACGGACACCGGGGAAAATAAACCGGCGCGGATCACTTATGTATTAATAGGTACCGGGTTACTTTGGTTTGGCTGGTTTGGTTTTAACGGTGGCTCTGCAATGGCTGCTAATACATTGGCAGCATCTGCATTGGCTACCACAGCAGTAGCCTCCGGCGCAGCTGCGTTTTCCTGGATCATTTTTGATGCGTTAAGGGGTAAAAAGCCTTCGGCTATGGGCACTTCCATAGGTGCCGTTGTAGGACTGGTAGCCATTACGCCTGCGGCCGGTTTTGTAAGCATTCCGCATGCAATGGTCATTGGTATAGTAGCCGCTATTATCAGCAACCTGATGGTTGAATGGAGAACCAAAACAGGTATTGATGATACGCTGGATGTGTTTCCCTGTCACGGCATCGGCGGAATGGTGGGCATGCTGCTGACCGGTGTCTTTGCAAATAAGGCGATCAACCCTGTGGCAACAAATGGTTTGTTTTTTGGCGAAACAAAATTATTTACCACCCATGTGCTGGTATTGATTGGGGTGATCGTTTATGTTTTAGTAGTGTCTTTTATCCTGCTTAAAGTAACAGACCTTATAACTCCGTTACGTGTAACTGAAGAAGAAGAAATAGAAGGGCTGGATCTTTCACAGCACGGAGAAAGCCTGTAA